GCCGGTCGGCCTCGACGATCCGCGCACCGGCCGCTGGCCGTATGCGGTCGTGCAACTGCGTCAGGACAATGCGCAGGGGACGTTGTGGAACATCGTCGGTTTCCAGACCAAGCTGAAGCATGCCGAACAGGTGCGGCTGTTCCGTACCATTCCGGGCCTGCAGAACGCCGAATTCGCGCGGCTGGGAGGATTGCACCGCAACACCTTCATCCGCTCGCCCGAACTGCTCGACCCGACGTTGCGGCTGAAGACCCGGCCGAACATCCGCTTCGCCGGCCAGATCACCGGTTGCGAGGGCTATATCGAAAGTGCCGCGGTCGGGATGATGGCCGGGCGTTTCGCGGCGGCGGAACTGGCCGGCGAGGCGCTGGCCCCGCCGCCGGTGACGACCGCATTGGGGGCGCTGCTGCACCACATCACCGGCGCGGCGGTCGCCGAAACCTATCAGCCGATGAACGTCAACTTCGGTCTGATGCCGCCGATCGAGGGGCGCACCAAGAAGGCGGATCGCAAGCGGATGTACACCGACCGCGCGCGCGCCGCCTTTGCCGAATGGCTCAGCCCTCGTCCGCCGGAGCAGCCTGCCGGGGCGGACACTTCGCGCGAGCCGGTCCCTTCCGCTTGACCGCGGTCGTGGCGAATTCGGGCTGATCCATCGCACCCGACTTGTCGCGATCGGCGGCGGCGAATTTTGTCGTCGCCTTGATCGCCCATTCATCGAAGCTGAGCCGGCCGTCCCCATCGGTGTCCAGCTTGGCAAAGGCCTTGCGCCGGGCGGCGAGATATTCCTCGCGCGTCACCTTACCGTCGCGATCCTTGTCGTAGCGCCCGAAGCGCTTTTCCTCGCGCGTCGCCGCCGAGGCTTCGGGCACCGGATCGTCGGCGGCGTTCGCCGTGGTGGCATCGCTGGCCCGGGCGATCGGCGCTGCCGGCAAGGCGGATGTCGGCCGGGAGGAGCCGCCCAGCGCCATCACCCCTGCGCCCGCCACCGCCAGCAACGCGCCACCACCCGCCAGATATCGCCACATCGCATCGCCCCCCTTGCAAGATCAGGCTAGCATGCAAGCCAAGATGAGCAAGTCTTCAGCGCCCTGTCAGCCTGAATTGCGCGACGCGAAACGCCTTGCCGATCGGTGAGCCAACGGTCCTGTCCAATCCCGCGATCAGACTCAACAGGGCAATAGGACGCAATCGACGGGGCCAATTGCCTGAAAATGCTTGCGAGATACGGTCGCCGGCCAATTCGGTCGCGGTATCTGCCAGTGCGGGTGCCGACAGGTGCGCTGCGAGGTCGGCGAGTGCCCAGCCCTCCCCGGCCGCCACCAGCAACGGCGAATCGGCGCCGAGGATACGTGCGGCGATTCCGAACAGCCCCGCGCCGCGCGCTTGCGCATGACGGGCTATGGCGGCAATATCGACCGGGTCGACGACGATCAGCGCCTCCCACCCGTCGACCATGCCGGCGAGCGATGTTGCGGGGATACCGAGCGGCAGGATGGTGCGCTGCACATCCTGCAACAACGGTTCGGCGGGTGCGGCGGTGCTGTCGAGGGCAACCAGCGCCTCATACCACCAGGTCAGGCGCATCTGACCGACGAGCGGTTCGCGCGTGGTGCGGACGATGTCCGCCAGCCGATCGTCCAGTGCGAACAGCGTAGAGAGAGCGGCACGTACCGCGATCGGTGCCGCGGCGAGCACCAGGCTGCGGTCGGTAGGGCTTTGCGTGGGCATGCGACATCCGCTGCCGCGTCTCGCCCGGTCATGCAAGCCGTGCATGGCTGGGCCGGGTAGCGGGAGGGGCGCACACGCGCCCCTCCCCGAAGGATCAGAGGATCTTCTTGACCGTCGCGACGATCTTCTTGGCGTCGATCAGCGCGATCTTCTCGAGGTTAGCCGCATACGGCAGCGGCACGTCCTCGTTGGTGACGCGCAGGACGGGCGCGTCGAGGTCGTCGAAGCCCTCTTCCATCACGATCGCGGTGATCTCCGAGGCGATCGAGCAGGTCGGCCAGCCCTCCTCTACCACGACCAGGCGATTGGTCTTGGCGAGGCTCTTGAGCACCGTATCCTTGTCGAGCGGGCGCAGCGTGCGCAGGTCGATGACCTCCACCTCGAAACCCTCGCCCGCCAGCGTCTCCGCCGCCTCGAGCGCAAGGCCGACGCCGATCGAATAGCTGACCAGGGTAACGTCCTTGCCCGGACGCATGATCCGCGCCTTGCCGATCGGCAGGACGTAATCGTCGAGCTTGGGCACTTCGAACGAGCGACCGTACATCAGTTCGTTCTCGAGGAAGACGACAGGATCTTCCGAGCGGATCGCCGCCTTCAGCAGGCCCTTGGCATCGGCCGCGTCGTACGGCGCGATGACGATCAGGCCGGGGACCGATGCGTACCAGGGCGCATAATTCTGGCTATGCTGCGCGCCGACGCGGCTTGCGGCGCCGTTGGGGCCGCGGAACACGATCGGACAGCGCATCTGGCCGCCCGACATGTAGTTGGTCTTGGCCGCCGAATTGATGATGTGGTCGATCGCCTGCATGGCGAAGTTGAACGTCATGAATTCGATGATCGGCTTCAGCCCGCCCATCGCCGCACCGGTGCCGACGCCGGCGAAGCCATATTCGGTGATCGGCGTATCGATGACGCGACGGTCACCGAATTCGTCGAGCAGGCCCTGCGTGACCTTGTAGGCGCCCTGATATTGCGCGACTTCTTCGCCCATCACGAAGATGCGGTCGTCCTTGCGCATCTCCTCCGCCATTGCGTCGCGAAGCGCTTCGCGGACGGTGGTCTTCACCATCTCGGTGCCTTCGGGGATCGCGGGATCGGCGACGCCGTCGTTCTTCGCCGCGTCGAACAGCTGCCGTGCGCCGGTCTCGACCTTCTCCTGCGCCGGGTGTGCCGAGTCCTCGACCTTGTCGGCAGGCTTGTTCTCGTCGGCCTTGGCATCGCCCTTGGGGCTGTCGTCCTTGGTCGTCACCGCCGAATCGGCGCTCTCGCCCTCTTCCAGCAGCACGGCGATGACGTCGCCGACCTTCACGTTGTCGGTGCCTTCGGCGATGACGATCTTGCCGATCGTGCCTTCATCGACGGCTTCGAACTCCATCGTCGCCTTGTCCGTCTCGATCTCGGCCATGATGTCGCCGGACTTGACGGTATCGCCTTCCTTCACGAGCCACTTGGCGAGCGTGCCCTCCTCCATGGTGGGGGAGAGGGCGGGCATCTTGATCTCGATTGCCATCTTAATACGTCTCCACCAGCACGTCGGTATACAGCTCTGCCGCATCCGGCTCGGGCGTGCTTTCGGCGAAATCGGCGGCTTCGTTCACGGTCTTGCGGATGTCCTGCTCGATGGTCTTGAGATCGGCCTCGGTGACGCCCTCGGCCTCCAGCAGCTTCTTGACGTGCTCGATGGGGTCGGACTTGTCGCGCACCCCCTGCACTTCCTCGCGGCTGCGATATTTCGCGGGGTCGGACATGGAATGGCCGCGATAGCGATAGGTCTTCATCTCGAGGATGACCGGCCCCTTGCCGGCGCGGACCCAGGCGAGCGCCTCCTCGGCGGCACCGCGGCACGCGAGCACGTCCATGCCGTCGACCTGGATGCCGGGAATGCGGAAGCTTTCGCCGCGGCGATACAGCTGGTCCTCGGCCGACGCGCGGTTGACCGAGGTGCCCATGGCATATTGGTTGTTCTCGATCACGAAGATGATCGGCAGCTTCCACAGCTCGGCCATGTTGAAGCTCTCGTACACCTGGCCCTGGTTGGCCGCGCCGTCGCCGAAGTATGCGAGGCAGACGCCACCGTCGTTGCTGTACTTGTGGCCGAAGGCGAGGCCGGTGCCGAGCGACACCTGCGCGCCGACGATGCCGTGGCCGCCGTAGAATTTATGTTCGGTCGAGAACATGTGCATCGAACCGCCCTTGCCGCGGCTGATGCCGGCGGCACGCCCGGTCAGTTCGGCCATGATGACCTTGGGATCGATACCGTAGGCGAGCATGTGGCCATGATCGCGGTAGCCGGTGATGACCGAATCCTTGTCGCCGTCGAGCGCCGACTGGAGACCGACCGCGACC
The sequence above is a segment of the Sphingomonas insulae genome. Coding sequences within it:
- a CDS encoding EF-hand domain-containing protein, encoding MWRYLAGGGALLAVAGAGVMALGGSSRPTSALPAAPIARASDATTANAADDPVPEASAATREEKRFGRYDKDRDGKVTREEYLAARRKAFAKLDTDGDGRLSFDEWAIKATTKFAAADRDKSGAMDQPEFATTAVKRKGPARAKCPPRQAAPADEG
- a CDS encoding squalene/phytoene synthase family protein, coding for MPTQSPTDRSLVLAAAPIAVRAALSTLFALDDRLADIVRTTREPLVGQMRLTWWYEALVALDSTAAPAEPLLQDVQRTILPLGIPATSLAGMVDGWEALIVVDPVDIAAIARHAQARGAGLFGIAARILGADSPLLVAAGEGWALADLAAHLSAPALADTATELAGDRISQAFSGNWPRRLRPIALLSLIAGLDRTVGSPIGKAFRVAQFRLTGR
- a CDS encoding pyruvate dehydrogenase complex E1 component subunit beta; translated protein: MAIEIKMPALSPTMEEGTLAKWLVKEGDTVKSGDIMAEIETDKATMEFEAVDEGTIGKIVIAEGTDNVKVGDVIAVLLEEGESADSAVTTKDDSPKGDAKADENKPADKVEDSAHPAQEKVETGARQLFDAAKNDGVADPAIPEGTEMVKTTVREALRDAMAEEMRKDDRIFVMGEEVAQYQGAYKVTQGLLDEFGDRRVIDTPITEYGFAGVGTGAAMGGLKPIIEFMTFNFAMQAIDHIINSAAKTNYMSGGQMRCPIVFRGPNGAASRVGAQHSQNYAPWYASVPGLIVIAPYDAADAKGLLKAAIRSEDPVVFLENELMYGRSFEVPKLDDYVLPIGKARIMRPGKDVTLVSYSIGVGLALEAAETLAGEGFEVEVIDLRTLRPLDKDTVLKSLAKTNRLVVVEEGWPTCSIASEITAIVMEEGFDDLDAPVLRVTNEDVPLPYAANLEKIALIDAKKIVATVKKIL
- the pdhA gene encoding pyruvate dehydrogenase (acetyl-transferring) E1 component subunit alpha, translating into MAKSPAPPAIPLSNRERPADPKPFEATKEQLLDFYKHMLLIRRFEEKAGQLYGLGFIGGFCHLYIGQEAVAVGLQSALDGDKDSVITGYRDHGHMLAYGIDPKVIMAELTGRAAGISRGKGGSMHMFSTEHKFYGGHGIVGAQVSLGTGLAFGHKYSNDGGVCLAYFGDGAANQGQVYESFNMAELWKLPIIFVIENNQYAMGTSVNRASAEDQLYRRGESFRIPGIQVDGMDVLACRGAAEEALAWVRAGKGPVILEMKTYRYRGHSMSDPAKYRSREEVQGVRDKSDPIEHVKKLLEAEGVTEADLKTIEQDIRKTVNEAADFAESTPEPDAAELYTDVLVETY